The nucleotide sequence TCGCGCAAATTGCATCATTTTACAATACGCCTGCGGACCTGCTTACGGTTGATCAAATCCGGGATTACATCTTGCTTAACATCACAGGGAAGAAACTAAGTAAATCATGGATGAATTCGACCATCAGCGCTGTTAAAATTCTTTTTTGTGAGGTGT is from Bacteroidales bacterium and encodes:
- a CDS encoding phage integrase N-terminal SAM-like domain-containing protein, with product MGTLRKQLIQQMQLKGYSPVTIKTYVSNIAQIASFYNTPADLLTVDQIRDYILLNITGKKLSKSWMNSTISAVKILFCEV